One Rattus norvegicus strain BN/NHsdMcwi chromosome 18, GRCr8, whole genome shotgun sequence DNA segment encodes these proteins:
- the Cmc4 gene encoding cx9C motif-containing protein 4 isoform X1, whose protein sequence is MATQKDPAHHGRQPHLILLGAQGVVQTNQEGAQLKMDGIDSLHHPRHLLPSHFRLGRVLSLLDMPRKDPCQKYACELQKCLQANNYSESRCQAALQELPRCCARFPKGVSPVCAGWEKEEEEKSVMGSGSE, encoded by the exons ATGGCCACCCAGAAGGACCCCGCCCACCATGGCCGCCAGCCTCACCTCATCCTGCTCGGTGCTCAGGGCGTGGTTCAGACAAACCAGGAAGGCGCCCAACTCAAGATGGACGGAATAGACAGCCTGCACCACCCGCGCCATCTTCTCCCCTCTCACTTCCGCCTGGGGCGAGTCCTGAG tctcTTGGACATGCCGCGGAAGGATCCGTGCCAGAAATACGCCTGTGAGTTGCAAAAGTGTTTACAAG ccaacaACTACTCGGAATCGAGGTGCCAGGCCGCCCTCCAGGAACTGCCTCGGTGCTGCGCCCGGTTCCCCAAGGGGGTGTCGCCCGTGTGCGCGGgatgggagaaagaagaggaagagaagtcgGTCATGGGGTCCGGGTCCGAGTGA
- the Mtcp1 gene encoding protein p13 MTCP-1, whose protein sequence is MAREDTGAPPTRLWVHCEGVYRDEHQRTWVAAAEEDTATLKARVRRVPVPLGDASKPRDLLTSPLPLMWQLYPEGRYMDNKSRLWQIRRHSVVRGAQELLLQLLPET, encoded by the exons ATGGCCCGAGAGGACACGGGGGCCCCGCCCACCCGACTCTGGGTTCACTGTGAGGGTGTCTACCGCGACGAGCACCAGCGCACGTGGGTCGCTGCTGCAGAAGAG GACACAGCCACCCTAAAGGCTCGGGTCCGGCGAGTTCCAGTTCCTCTGGGTGACGCTTCGAAGCCCCGTGACCTCCTGACCTCACCGCTGCCTCTCATGTGGCAGCTCTACCCCGAGGGGCGGTACATGGACAACAAGTCCCGCCTCTGGCAGATCCGGCGTCATTCAGTG GTCAGGGGGGCGCAGGAGCTGCTCCTACAACTTCTGCCAGAAACCTGA
- the Fundc2 gene encoding FUN14 domain-containing protein 2 isoform X3 has translation MWFLLSSSSSVPPLGTEVAFPSLLPATPVLPFGCSPVWRDPDRKREALDLAEFTRRQPWWRKLFGPESGPSAEKYSAATQLAVGGVTGWCTGLVFRKVGKLAATALGGGFFLLQLASHTGYIRVDWQRLEKDVKKAKAQLKIHRGRQMPTEVGSKAEEFPRTVPSDQQRWWLRPHERGVNQREVPIRGATRLSLPESLERSAPGVGNPRGPCRCRSLPCQSRPGPRCCELGHRRPLRVWWLLPKASLPGPDSAPALAWR, from the exons ATGTGGTTTCTGCTTAGTTCGAGTTCTTCGGTTCCGCCACTAGGGACGGAGGTGGCGTTTCCGTCCCTCCTTCCTGCGACCCCCGTCCTCCCTTTTGGCTGCAGCCCTGtgtgga GGGACCCCGacaggaagcgcgaggccctggacCTCGCGGAATTCACGCGGAGGCAACCATGGTGGCGTAAGCTGTTCGGGCCAGAGTCTGGGCCCTCGGCTGAGAAGTACAGCGCGGCGACGCAGCTGGCCGTCGGGGGTGTCACTGGATG GTGCACGGGGCTCGTGTTCCGGAAGGTCGGAAAGCTGGCAGCCACGGCCCTAGGAGGAGGGTTCTTCCTCCTGCAG CTGGCAAGCCACACGGGGTACATCAGAGTCGACTGGCAGAGACTGGAAAAAGACGTAAAGAAAGCCAAGGCGCAGCTGAAGATCCATAGGGGTCGGCAAATGCCCACTGAGGTCGGGAGCAAAGCCGAGGAG TTCCCACGGACGGTGCCCAGTGATCAGCAACGTTGGTGGCTACGGCCTCACGAGAGAGGTGTCAATCAAAGAGAGGTGCCAATCAGAGGTGCGACTCGTCTTTCCCTCCCAGAATCCCTTGAGCGCTCGGCGCCAGGAGTGGGAAACCCGCGTGGGCCCTGCAGATGCCGCTCTCTTCCATGTCAATCACGACCGGGTCCCAGGTGCTGCGAGTTGGGCCATCGGCGTCCATTGAGGGTTTGGTGGCTGCTCCCAAAGGCGTCACTTCCGGGCCCTGACTCTGCCCCTGCCCTCGCATGGCGCTAA
- the Fundc2 gene encoding FUN14 domain-containing protein 2 isoform X1: MWFLLSSSSSVPPLGTEVAFPSLLPATPVLPFGCSPVWKDRIFAYVLVSVQLIFPFQEALGEIYTYILCTLSIVFFSLDGSYARESGDPDRKREALDLAEFTRRQPWWRKLFGPESGPSAEKYSAATQLAVGGVTGWCTGLVFRKVGKLAATALGGGFFLLQLASHTGYIRVDWQRLEKDVKKAKAQLKIHRGRQMPTEVGSKAEEFPRTVPSDQQRWWLRPHERGVNQREVPIRGATRLSLPESLERSAPGVGNPRGPCRCRSLPCQSRPGPRCCELGHRRPLRVWWLLPKASLPGPDSAPALAWR; this comes from the exons ATGTGGTTTCTGCTTAGTTCGAGTTCTTCGGTTCCGCCACTAGGGACGGAGGTGGCGTTTCCGTCCCTCCTTCCTGCGACCCCCGTCCTCCCTTTTGGCTGCAGCCCTGtgtgga AAGACCGAATTTTCGCGTACGTCCTGGTTTCGGTGCAGCTCATATTCCCGTTCCAGGAAGCATTGGgagagatatatacatatatactgtgTACATTATCTATCGTCTTCTTTAGCCTGGACGGGAGCTACGCTAGAGAGTCCG GGGACCCCGacaggaagcgcgaggccctggacCTCGCGGAATTCACGCGGAGGCAACCATGGTGGCGTAAGCTGTTCGGGCCAGAGTCTGGGCCCTCGGCTGAGAAGTACAGCGCGGCGACGCAGCTGGCCGTCGGGGGTGTCACTGGATG GTGCACGGGGCTCGTGTTCCGGAAGGTCGGAAAGCTGGCAGCCACGGCCCTAGGAGGAGGGTTCTTCCTCCTGCAG CTGGCAAGCCACACGGGGTACATCAGAGTCGACTGGCAGAGACTGGAAAAAGACGTAAAGAAAGCCAAGGCGCAGCTGAAGATCCATAGGGGTCGGCAAATGCCCACTGAGGTCGGGAGCAAAGCCGAGGAG TTCCCACGGACGGTGCCCAGTGATCAGCAACGTTGGTGGCTACGGCCTCACGAGAGAGGTGTCAATCAAAGAGAGGTGCCAATCAGAGGTGCGACTCGTCTTTCCCTCCCAGAATCCCTTGAGCGCTCGGCGCCAGGAGTGGGAAACCCGCGTGGGCCCTGCAGATGCCGCTCTCTTCCATGTCAATCACGACCGGGTCCCAGGTGCTGCGAGTTGGGCCATCGGCGTCCATTGAGGGTTTGGTGGCTGCTCCCAAAGGCGTCACTTCCGGGCCCTGACTCTGCCCCTGCCCTCGCATGGCGCTAA
- the Fundc2 gene encoding FUN14 domain-containing protein 2 isoform X2 — translation MAANGQEDRIFAYVLVSVQLIFPFQEALGEIYTYILCTLSIVFFSLDGSYARESGDPDRKREALDLAEFTRRQPWWRKLFGPESGPSAEKYSAATQLAVGGVTGWCTGLVFRKVGKLAATALGGGFFLLQLASHTGYIRVDWQRLEKDVKKAKAQLKIHRGRQMPTEVGSKAEEFPRTVPSDQQRWWLRPHERGVNQREVPIRGATRLSLPESLERSAPGVGNPRGPCRCRSLPCQSRPGPRCCELGHRRPLRVWWLLPKASLPGPDSAPALAWR, via the exons ATGGCCGCCAACGGTCAAG AAGACCGAATTTTCGCGTACGTCCTGGTTTCGGTGCAGCTCATATTCCCGTTCCAGGAAGCATTGGgagagatatatacatatatactgtgTACATTATCTATCGTCTTCTTTAGCCTGGACGGGAGCTACGCTAGAGAGTCCG GGGACCCCGacaggaagcgcgaggccctggacCTCGCGGAATTCACGCGGAGGCAACCATGGTGGCGTAAGCTGTTCGGGCCAGAGTCTGGGCCCTCGGCTGAGAAGTACAGCGCGGCGACGCAGCTGGCCGTCGGGGGTGTCACTGGATG GTGCACGGGGCTCGTGTTCCGGAAGGTCGGAAAGCTGGCAGCCACGGCCCTAGGAGGAGGGTTCTTCCTCCTGCAG CTGGCAAGCCACACGGGGTACATCAGAGTCGACTGGCAGAGACTGGAAAAAGACGTAAAGAAAGCCAAGGCGCAGCTGAAGATCCATAGGGGTCGGCAAATGCCCACTGAGGTCGGGAGCAAAGCCGAGGAG TTCCCACGGACGGTGCCCAGTGATCAGCAACGTTGGTGGCTACGGCCTCACGAGAGAGGTGTCAATCAAAGAGAGGTGCCAATCAGAGGTGCGACTCGTCTTTCCCTCCCAGAATCCCTTGAGCGCTCGGCGCCAGGAGTGGGAAACCCGCGTGGGCCCTGCAGATGCCGCTCTCTTCCATGTCAATCACGACCGGGTCCCAGGTGCTGCGAGTTGGGCCATCGGCGTCCATTGAGGGTTTGGTGGCTGCTCCCAAAGGCGTCACTTCCGGGCCCTGACTCTGCCCCTGCCCTCGCATGGCGCTAA
- the Fundc2 gene encoding FUN14 domain-containing protein 2 isoform X5, translating to MAANGQGDPDRKREALDLAEFTRRQPWWRKLFGPESGPSAEKYSAATQLAVGGVTGWCTGLVFRKVGKLAATALGGGFFLLQLASHTGYIRVDWQRLEKDVKKAKAQLKIHRGRQMPTEVGSKAEEFPRTVPSDQQRWWLRPHERGVNQREVPIRGATRLSLPESLERSAPGVGNPRGPCRCRSLPCQSRPGPRCCELGHRRPLRVWWLLPKASLPGPDSAPALAWR from the exons ATGGCCGCCAACGGTCAAG GGGACCCCGacaggaagcgcgaggccctggacCTCGCGGAATTCACGCGGAGGCAACCATGGTGGCGTAAGCTGTTCGGGCCAGAGTCTGGGCCCTCGGCTGAGAAGTACAGCGCGGCGACGCAGCTGGCCGTCGGGGGTGTCACTGGATG GTGCACGGGGCTCGTGTTCCGGAAGGTCGGAAAGCTGGCAGCCACGGCCCTAGGAGGAGGGTTCTTCCTCCTGCAG CTGGCAAGCCACACGGGGTACATCAGAGTCGACTGGCAGAGACTGGAAAAAGACGTAAAGAAAGCCAAGGCGCAGCTGAAGATCCATAGGGGTCGGCAAATGCCCACTGAGGTCGGGAGCAAAGCCGAGGAG TTCCCACGGACGGTGCCCAGTGATCAGCAACGTTGGTGGCTACGGCCTCACGAGAGAGGTGTCAATCAAAGAGAGGTGCCAATCAGAGGTGCGACTCGTCTTTCCCTCCCAGAATCCCTTGAGCGCTCGGCGCCAGGAGTGGGAAACCCGCGTGGGCCCTGCAGATGCCGCTCTCTTCCATGTCAATCACGACCGGGTCCCAGGTGCTGCGAGTTGGGCCATCGGCGTCCATTGAGGGTTTGGTGGCTGCTCCCAAAGGCGTCACTTCCGGGCCCTGACTCTGCCCCTGCCCTCGCATGGCGCTAA
- the Cmc4 gene encoding cx9C motif-containing protein 4, producing MPRKDPCQKYACELQKCLQANNYSESRCQAALQELPRCCARFPKGVSPVCAGWEKEEEEKSVMGSGSE from the exons ATGCCGCGGAAGGATCCGTGCCAGAAATACGCCTGTGAGTTGCAAAAGTGTTTACAAG ccaacaACTACTCGGAATCGAGGTGCCAGGCCGCCCTCCAGGAACTGCCTCGGTGCTGCGCCCGGTTCCCCAAGGGGGTGTCGCCCGTGTGCGCGGgatgggagaaagaagaggaagagaagtcgGTCATGGGGTCCGGGTCCGAGTGA
- the Fundc2 gene encoding FUN14 domain-containing protein 2 isoform X6, with translation MRASARLDSSLRRGRAPAGFVPAARGKGGVQGFLAAVPGSGQEDRIFAYVLVSVQLIFPFQEALGEIYTYILCTLSIVFFSLDGSYARESGDPDRKREALDLAEFTRRQPWWRKLFGPESGPSAEKYSAATQLAVGGVTGWCTGLVFRKVGKLAATALGGGFFLLQLASHTGYIRVDWQRLEKDVKKAKAQLKIHRGRQMPTEVGSKAEENQ, from the exons ATGCGCGCGAGTGCCAGGCTGGACTCGTCTTTGAGGAGAGGCCGAGCGCCCGCTGGGTTCGTCCCTGCGGCGCGGGGAAAGGGCGGCGTGCAGGGGTTTTTAGCAGCGGTTCCAGGATCCGGCCAAG AAGACCGAATTTTCGCGTACGTCCTGGTTTCGGTGCAGCTCATATTCCCGTTCCAGGAAGCATTGGgagagatatatacatatatactgtgTACATTATCTATCGTCTTCTTTAGCCTGGACGGGAGCTACGCTAGAGAGTCCG GGGACCCCGacaggaagcgcgaggccctggacCTCGCGGAATTCACGCGGAGGCAACCATGGTGGCGTAAGCTGTTCGGGCCAGAGTCTGGGCCCTCGGCTGAGAAGTACAGCGCGGCGACGCAGCTGGCCGTCGGGGGTGTCACTGGATG GTGCACGGGGCTCGTGTTCCGGAAGGTCGGAAAGCTGGCAGCCACGGCCCTAGGAGGAGGGTTCTTCCTCCTGCAG CTGGCAAGCCACACGGGGTACATCAGAGTCGACTGGCAGAGACTGGAAAAAGACGTAAAGAAAGCCAAGGCGCAGCTGAAGATCCATAGGGGTCGGCAAATGCCCACTGAGGTCGGGAGCAAAGCCGAGGAG AACCAATAA
- the Fundc2 gene encoding FUN14 domain-containing protein 2: MAANGQGDPDRKREALDLAEFTRRQPWWRKLFGPESGPSAEKYSAATQLAVGGVTGWCTGLVFRKVGKLAATALGGGFFLLQLASHTGYIRVDWQRLEKDVKKAKAQLKIHRGRQMPTEVGSKAEEALSFVKKNVPVAAGFLGGFLLGLAS, encoded by the exons ATGGCCGCCAACGGTCAAG GGGACCCCGacaggaagcgcgaggccctggacCTCGCGGAATTCACGCGGAGGCAACCATGGTGGCGTAAGCTGTTCGGGCCAGAGTCTGGGCCCTCGGCTGAGAAGTACAGCGCGGCGACGCAGCTGGCCGTCGGGGGTGTCACTGGATG GTGCACGGGGCTCGTGTTCCGGAAGGTCGGAAAGCTGGCAGCCACGGCCCTAGGAGGAGGGTTCTTCCTCCTGCAG CTGGCAAGCCACACGGGGTACATCAGAGTCGACTGGCAGAGACTGGAAAAAGACGTAAAGAAAGCCAAGGCGCAGCTGAAGATCCATAGGGGTCGGCAAATGCCCACTGAGGTCGGGAGCAAAGCCGAGGAG GCCCTGTCGTTCGTGAAGAAGAATGTTCCAGTAGCCGCAGGGTTTCTTGGAGGCTTCCTGCTCGGCCTGGCGTCCTGA
- the Fundc2 gene encoding FUN14 domain-containing protein 2 isoform X8, with product MWFLLSSSSSVPPLGTEVAFPSLLPATPVLPFGCSPVWRDPDRKREALDLAEFTRRQPWWRKLFGPESGPSAEKYSAATQLAVGGVTGWCTGLVFRKVGKLAATALGGGFFLLQLASHTGYIRVDWQRLEKDVKKAKAQLKIHRGRQMPTEVGSKAEEALSFVKKNVPVAAGFLGGFLLGLAS from the exons ATGTGGTTTCTGCTTAGTTCGAGTTCTTCGGTTCCGCCACTAGGGACGGAGGTGGCGTTTCCGTCCCTCCTTCCTGCGACCCCCGTCCTCCCTTTTGGCTGCAGCCCTGtgtgga GGGACCCCGacaggaagcgcgaggccctggacCTCGCGGAATTCACGCGGAGGCAACCATGGTGGCGTAAGCTGTTCGGGCCAGAGTCTGGGCCCTCGGCTGAGAAGTACAGCGCGGCGACGCAGCTGGCCGTCGGGGGTGTCACTGGATG GTGCACGGGGCTCGTGTTCCGGAAGGTCGGAAAGCTGGCAGCCACGGCCCTAGGAGGAGGGTTCTTCCTCCTGCAG CTGGCAAGCCACACGGGGTACATCAGAGTCGACTGGCAGAGACTGGAAAAAGACGTAAAGAAAGCCAAGGCGCAGCTGAAGATCCATAGGGGTCGGCAAATGCCCACTGAGGTCGGGAGCAAAGCCGAGGAG GCCCTGTCGTTCGTGAAGAAGAATGTTCCAGTAGCCGCAGGGTTTCTTGGAGGCTTCCTGCTCGGCCTGGCGTCCTGA
- the Fundc2 gene encoding FUN14 domain-containing protein 2 isoform X4, with protein MAANGQGKGRSMRASARLDSSLRRGRAPAGFVPAARGKGGVQGFLAAVPGSGQEDRIFAYVLVSVQLIFPFQEALGEIYTYILCTLSIVFFSLDGSYARESGDPDRKREALDLAEFTRRQPWWRKLFGPESGPSAEKYSAATQLAVGGVTGWCTGLVFRKVGKLAATALGGGFFLLQLASHTGYIRVDWQRLEKDVKKAKAQLKIHRGRQMPTEVGSKAEEALSFVKKNVPVAAGFLGGFLLGLAS; from the exons ATGGCCGCCAACGGTCAAGGTAAAGGCCGGAGCATGCGCGCGAGTGCCAGGCTGGACTCGTCTTTGAGGAGAGGCCGAGCGCCCGCTGGGTTCGTCCCTGCGGCGCGGGGAAAGGGCGGCGTGCAGGGGTTTTTAGCAGCGGTTCCAGGATCCGGCCAAG AAGACCGAATTTTCGCGTACGTCCTGGTTTCGGTGCAGCTCATATTCCCGTTCCAGGAAGCATTGGgagagatatatacatatatactgtgTACATTATCTATCGTCTTCTTTAGCCTGGACGGGAGCTACGCTAGAGAGTCCG GGGACCCCGacaggaagcgcgaggccctggacCTCGCGGAATTCACGCGGAGGCAACCATGGTGGCGTAAGCTGTTCGGGCCAGAGTCTGGGCCCTCGGCTGAGAAGTACAGCGCGGCGACGCAGCTGGCCGTCGGGGGTGTCACTGGATG GTGCACGGGGCTCGTGTTCCGGAAGGTCGGAAAGCTGGCAGCCACGGCCCTAGGAGGAGGGTTCTTCCTCCTGCAG CTGGCAAGCCACACGGGGTACATCAGAGTCGACTGGCAGAGACTGGAAAAAGACGTAAAGAAAGCCAAGGCGCAGCTGAAGATCCATAGGGGTCGGCAAATGCCCACTGAGGTCGGGAGCAAAGCCGAGGAG GCCCTGTCGTTCGTGAAGAAGAATGTTCCAGTAGCCGCAGGGTTTCTTGGAGGCTTCCTGCTCGGCCTGGCGTCCTGA
- the Fundc2 gene encoding FUN14 domain-containing protein 2 isoform X7, whose product MAANGQEDRIFAYVLVSVQLIFPFQEALGEIYTYILCTLSIVFFSLDGSYARESGDPDRKREALDLAEFTRRQPWWRKLFGPESGPSAEKYSAATQLAVGGVTGWCTGLVFRKVGKLAATALGGGFFLLQLASHTGYIRVDWQRLEKDVKKAKAQLKIHRGRQMPTEVGSKAEEALSFVKKNVPVAAGFLGGFLLGLAS is encoded by the exons ATGGCCGCCAACGGTCAAG AAGACCGAATTTTCGCGTACGTCCTGGTTTCGGTGCAGCTCATATTCCCGTTCCAGGAAGCATTGGgagagatatatacatatatactgtgTACATTATCTATCGTCTTCTTTAGCCTGGACGGGAGCTACGCTAGAGAGTCCG GGGACCCCGacaggaagcgcgaggccctggacCTCGCGGAATTCACGCGGAGGCAACCATGGTGGCGTAAGCTGTTCGGGCCAGAGTCTGGGCCCTCGGCTGAGAAGTACAGCGCGGCGACGCAGCTGGCCGTCGGGGGTGTCACTGGATG GTGCACGGGGCTCGTGTTCCGGAAGGTCGGAAAGCTGGCAGCCACGGCCCTAGGAGGAGGGTTCTTCCTCCTGCAG CTGGCAAGCCACACGGGGTACATCAGAGTCGACTGGCAGAGACTGGAAAAAGACGTAAAGAAAGCCAAGGCGCAGCTGAAGATCCATAGGGGTCGGCAAATGCCCACTGAGGTCGGGAGCAAAGCCGAGGAG GCCCTGTCGTTCGTGAAGAAGAATGTTCCAGTAGCCGCAGGGTTTCTTGGAGGCTTCCTGCTCGGCCTGGCGTCCTGA
- the Fundc2 gene encoding FUN14 domain-containing protein 2 isoform X9 has protein sequence MAANGQGDPDRKREALDLAEFTRRQPWWRKLFGPESGPSAEKYSAATQLAVGGVTGWCTGLVFRKVGKLAATALGGGFFLLQLASHTGYIRVDWQRLEKDVKKAKAQLKIHRGRQMPTEVGSKAEEIQVCTCAACSHQKRAVAHNARLQATIHGTAGPKFLT, from the exons ATGGCCGCCAACGGTCAAG GGGACCCCGacaggaagcgcgaggccctggacCTCGCGGAATTCACGCGGAGGCAACCATGGTGGCGTAAGCTGTTCGGGCCAGAGTCTGGGCCCTCGGCTGAGAAGTACAGCGCGGCGACGCAGCTGGCCGTCGGGGGTGTCACTGGATG GTGCACGGGGCTCGTGTTCCGGAAGGTCGGAAAGCTGGCAGCCACGGCCCTAGGAGGAGGGTTCTTCCTCCTGCAG CTGGCAAGCCACACGGGGTACATCAGAGTCGACTGGCAGAGACTGGAAAAAGACGTAAAGAAAGCCAAGGCGCAGCTGAAGATCCATAGGGGTCGGCAAATGCCCACTGAGGTCGGGAGCAAAGCCGAGGAG ATCCAAGTGTGCACCTGTGCTGCTTGCAGCCACCAGAAGAGGGCGGTGGCCCACAATGCCCGGCTTCAGGCCACCATACATGGGACTGCAGGGCCCAAGTTCCTGACCTGA